The Bdellovibrio bacteriovorus DNA segment AAGTATTTTTATTGCTCGTCTGGTTTTGCCGGTGGGTACTTCCTTGGCTTACACGAACGCGCAGACTTTGAAGGCAGAGCAGTGGCTGATGGCACGCCCTGAAGTGGAAAAAGTATACGCAGCCATCGGTGGATTCGGTGGTGGTATTTCCGATGCGAATACGACGATGATGTTTGTGACCTTGAAAGAAAAGCCACAGCGTGGAAAAGATCCTGCGTCAGGCAAGGTTCTGTCTCAGCAAGAATTCATGCAGATTGCGCGTAAAGAGCTTGCGAAGATTCCTGATGTGCGACCGGTTCTGATGGACTTGTCACAACAGGGCTTCTCGGGCGGTCGTGGTTATCCGATCGAGTTCACGCTTCTAGGCTCGGATTGGGATAAGCTTGCGAAATACACAGAGCAAATGATGAAAGAGATGGAAAACAGCGGTCTGATGGTCGACGTGGATTCTAACTATCTTTTGGGTATGCCTGAAATCCAGGTGCAACCGGATCGCGTCGCCGCAGCTCAACACGGTGTGAGTATCAACTCTATCGGTTCAACAGTGAATGCGTTGATTGGTGGGGTGAAGGTTGGGGAGTATCCTCAAGGCGGTCACCGTTACGACATCAAGGTGAAGCTATTAGATCAAGGTAAACCAATGGACGAAATCAAAACTTTGTTCGTTGGTAACAGCCGAGGAAACTTGATTCCGCTTCCACGGGTAACCAAAGAGGTGGAAGGTTCAAGCTTGCAATCCATTTCGCGTTCAAACCGTCAACGTGCGATCACCATCACAGCAAATATGAAGCCGGGCGTGTCTCAGCAGGCCGCGATGAATTTTGTCGAGGCTACGGCGAAGAAAATGTTAGAGCCGGGTTATATGATTGATCAGGGTGGAAGTTCTAAGACCTTTAAAGAGTCCTTTGAAAGTTTGATCTTTGCTTTGGTATTAGGTCTGATCATTGCCTACATGGTGTTAGCAAGTCAGTTCAACTCGTTCATTGATCCAGTGACGATTCTGATGGCATTGCCGTTTAGCTTTAGTGGAGCTTTCTTTGCCCTTCTGATCACAGGGCAATCTTTGAACATGTTCTCGATGATCGGCTTGCTTCTTTTGATGGGTATTGTGAAAAAGAATTCGATTCTTCTTATCGAATTTACGAACACAGTTCGTGACCGAGGAACAAGCGAAGCTAATGCGGCACTGATTGAAGCCTGTCCGATTCGCCTTCGTCCGATTCTGATGACGTCGATTGCCACGATTGCTGCCGCGATCCCTTCTGCCACGGCGACGGGAGCGGGTTCAGAGACGATGCGACCGATGGCGATCTGTTTAATCGGAGGCGTTTTTGTTTCAACAGCTTTGACACTGTTTGTGGTTCCTGTGGTTTATTCGTTGATGGATAAATTCAAAACCCGCGATGAGGTCCGAGAGAAAACTAAACAGGCCTTTGCCGCTGTAGGGAACGAGGCTTTAGACGCTTAAGTCTTTAAGGCACAATAAAAAAGGGAAGCAAAAGCTTCCCTTTTTTATTTGTCGATATCAAAAAGCTCTTAGCCTTTTTTCTCAACAGGTTTATTGGCTTCAATTTTGATGATCAAAGTCACTTCGTCGCCGACAACAGGGCCTGCTTCGACGGCTTTACTCCAAGTTAAACCGAAGTCCTTGCGATTAATAAGACCGCTTGCTGAAAAAGCCACTTTGTGATTTCCAAACGGATCATTCACATCACCCAAATACTTCACATCCAAAGTCACTTCTTTAGTTTTACCTTTCAAAGTCAGGTCGCCCACAAGTTTCAACTTGTCAGCTGTACCAATGACCTTCTTTGTAACAAACGTCATTTTAGGATTTTTAGCGACGTCAAAGAAGTCGGGGCTTTTTAGATGGTCATCGCGGTCTTTGTTGTCTGTATTAATGGTCGCAACATCGACGTTCAGATTTGCTTTTGATTTTTCAAGCTTCGGATCAATCACAATCGCGCCATCAAAACCTGTAAAGCGGCCTTCGACGGTTGCAATCACCAGGTGGGGGATCTCAAAGCCGACTTTCGAGTGGGCTGTATCAATTGTATAAGTTCCTGCTGGGATGCTCTTTGCGAACGCGGAAGCACTGATCACTGTCATCAACGCACTTAATACTAGCTTTTTCATTTGTAGTTCTCCTTGTTTTAAAGTCTTAACGACCTGCTTAGTATCGTGTGATTTTGATTATTGCGTAAGGTGACAGTATTGCGATAGACTGTTGCGTATATGGAACAATTAGACCTCAATCAAATACGTACCTTTGTGAGACTGGTGAAGACCGGAAGCTTCACTAAAACCGCGCAGTTAATGCATCAGCCTAAATCACGCATCAGCCGAAAGCTTGCGGCGTTGGAAAAGGACTTGGGTGTGCAGTTGATCTATCGAACGACGCGGCAATTTCAACTGACTGAAACCGGCCGTCAGTTTTACGAGCGGGCACAGGGCCTGATTGAAGGCTTGGAAAATCTGTCAAACGAAGTTAGCGAGGCGACAGCTGAGGTGTCAGGTTTGATCAAGGTTACGGCTCCCGACGATATGGGTGTAAAGAACTTGCCACCGCTCTTAGACGAGTTTTCAAAAATCTATCCTCTTGTCTACTTCGAGCTGCAATTAAGCCAGGCGTATATTGATCTGGTGAAGGAATCTGTCGACGTGGCGATTCGTGTCGGCACTTTGAAGGACAGTTCTTTAAGGGCTCGTAAAGTGGGGTCGGTCAAAAATATTTTTGTCGCCACTCCGGGATTTTTAGAGCGCTATCGCAGTTGGGAAGAGGTTTCGCAACTAAGCCATCTGCCCTTTGTTGGAATGTCGGGCAAAGGCATTGAGGTCGTACGCGCGTCTGATTCGAAGAAGCTCGACATCAAGCCGAATTATGTATTTCGTGCGAACAATCCGGGAGCTCTGGTGGAGTTTGCTCTTTTAGGAAAGGGACTGGCTTTTGTTCCAGAGTTTCTGTGTGTAGATCATTTGCGATCGGGAAGGCTGATTCATGTGCATAAGAATTTGCGCGGACCTGAAGTGCCGATCAATATCGTGACACCGGATCAAAAAGAAGTGCCCCTGAAGATCAAGAAATTCACCGAGTTTATTGCAAAAAGATTGAAGGAAACTTTGGCGTCGCAGTCTTAGAAAAGACCCAGAAGTTTTTTGTAAAGACCTGCATATTCAAAACGCAGCAAACTCCAAATGGCCCCGCACCACAAAGTCGCTAAAAGCCCCATCATCACCAGTTGGGGCAAGTTGGCTAAACTGACTTTGGGACGCGTGCGATTTAAAAGACCATCGATTTCGCTGCGCTCTTGGTTTTCTTTGAATTTGCGAGCCAAGCCTTGGGCTAAAACAATTCTTTGTGACATCTCGAGTTTGTAGAAGTGAACTCCTACAAGCGTGCGAGATTCCGAAATGTTTTCTAAGCGAGTGACGATGCCATAACACGCCATTTGTTTTGCGCCTGGTGGAACAAACTGAATCTTCACGACCTCACCTAACAGCGGGCAAAGATCGTCGGGAGCGGTGAACGCCAAACCCGTTAAAGAAACATTTTTAATTTCAGTGCCTTCTTCCCAAGGAACTTGCTTGGGACCCGCGACGCGAATAAGACTTTCGTCCTCAGTATCGAGGATGTATCGCGGGGATCGGCCATGATAGCGTGCAAGACTCGTCATACTGAACTTTTCGGAAAAAGAGCCCGACGTCTGAAGAAGCTTTCCGACTTTCCCGGGCGATTCTCACTCTGAGACGCTCAATTAAAAGTGTTTCCAGCCTTTAAACTCTAGAATTTCTTCTTTCGAGTTTTTGTCACTTAAAAACACACCTTTTTCAGACGTAAATTGACCGACCATATGCCATTTAGAAAAGTGCCCGTAGCAGTCGGCGGGAATAGCGATCAAAAGTTCGTAGTCTTCACCGCCCCAAAGAGCGAAGTCGGTGGCGGGGATGTTCAGCTTTTTGGCAAGCTCTAAAGTCTCTTCATGTAGAGGCAGACTCTCTTTGAAGAATGTGATGCCGGAATTTTCAGGAAGCAGACGAAGGGCGTCGTTCACTAAACCATCACTGCAATCCATCACAGCGTGAATTTCAAATCGGCGCTGAATCATGTCTGCGACTAAATCCAGTCGAGGGGTTGGGCGCCGGTGTTTTGTCTTTGCAGTTGCACAACCCTCCAGATTTTTTTGCAGAGCCAGCAAACCGGTATGCGAAAGTCCCAAGGGGCCACTGCTTAAAAGAAGATCACCCACGCAAGCCCCTTTTCGTGTCAGTGGTTTTTCGCAAGAGCCGTGGACGCTGACATCAATCACCAATTTGTCATCTGAAAAAGCGAGATCGCCGCCGACAATTTCGCATTCAAACTTATCAGCTAAATCGCTCATACTTTTGTAAAATGCGTCAAGCCAAGATTCCGTTATATTTTTTGGCAGGGCTAGCGAGACTTGCGCGAAGTGAGGTCGAGCTCCCATCGCGGCAATATCGCTTAAATTCACGGCCAAAGCTTTGTGACCTAAGTCTTCCGCAGAGCAGTAGTCGAGTCGAAAGTGCACGTTTTCGACCATCATGTCCTGACAGATCACTGAATAGCCCGGAAAATTTTTGAAAACAAACGCATCGTCGCCTAAAGGGACGACAGTGTGTTCATTTGGACGCTGGACCCTCTGTCGAATCTTATCTATGAGAGACCATTCTTTAGGTGTATTGCGCATGCCGTTTTCCTGGGAAGACATTGCCAAAAAATTGGCTTTATTGTGAAATATACGAAGCAAGAGTCAAGGAGGATTCTTTGAACACGCCAAAAGTGGCTTCGCCGAAAAGAACATCTAAAAAACAGTCCACGCGTAAGCCGAAGGTTGTTGAACATCCTCTGTCATCTGAAAGTCTTTTTTCCAGTCGTGAAATCGGATGGCTTAATTTCAATCGACGTGTCTTGGCTGAAGCTGAAGACGTGCGCAACCCGCTTTTAGAGCGTGTGCGATTCTTAAGTATTTCTGGTTCAAATTTAGATGAATTTTTTATGAAGCGCGTGGGTGGATTAAAGCGTCACGTGGCGTATGGTATTTCACCGAAATCAGCGGATGGTAAAACGCCGCTGCATCAGTTGCAGGAGATTCGTTCTTTTGTAAACCCCATGCTGCAGGATCAAGCCCATTGTTTCAGTAAGAGTTTGAAACCTGCTTTGGAAAAAGAAGAAATTTTTCTTCTTTCATGGAATGAGCTTTCTGATAAAGAAAAAGAACAGGTTAAAAAGTACTATCACAAAAATGTGTTCCCAGTGCTGACGCCTTTATCGGTAGATCCAGGACATCCATTCCCATTCATCTCAAATCTTTCTATTTCATTGGGTGTCACGCTCAAGCATCCGCACAACGAAGATAAACTTTTTGCGCGTGTGAAAATTCCTAAGGTGTTGCCACAATGGATCCGGGTAGATCCGGAATCTTCGGTCTATCGCTTTGTCAGCTTGTTGGAAGTTATTAAAGAGAATCTGGCGGATCTATTTCCCTCAATGCAAGTCTTAGACATCATGCCGTTTCGTCTGACCCGGAATGCGGACTCGGACCAGGATCAAGAAGATGCGGAAGATTTATTGGAAGCGATTGAAGAAGAACTTCGTCAGCGTCGGTTTGCGGAGGTCGTGCGTTTAGAGCATGGACCAAAACCGGATCCATGGATGCTGAAGTTTTTAATGGAAGAGTTGGAGCTGACGGAAGATGATATTTATGAACTTCCCAGTATGCTCGACTTTACGGATTTGGGTATTATCGCGGATTTAAATCTTCCTAAGTTGAAGTTTGAGCCCTACACTCCGGTTGTATCTCCGGCCTTTGCTGATGACGGGGCGGGGATTTTTAACGCCATCAAAATGTCGGATCAGCTGGTGCACAACCCTTACGAAAGTTTCAAAGCTTCCGTAGAAAATTTTATTCGTGTTGCTTCAGAAGACCCGAAGGTTTTGGCGATCAAAATGACTTTGTACCGCACAGGTGACAACAGTCCATTCATCAAAGCGTTGATTCGTGCAGCCGAGCAAGGAAAGCAAGTCGTCTGCTTGGTGGAGTTGAAAGCCCGCTTCGATGAAGAAAGAAATATCTATTGGGCAACCGAGCTTGAAAATGCCGGTGTTCACGTTGTGTACGGTGTCGTGGGTTTGAAAACACACGCGAAGACCGCGCTCGTGGTCCGACAGGAACAAGAAGGCCTTAAGTGTTATGCGCATATCGGGACGGGGAACTATAACGTTGCTACTTCTCGCTTTTATACGGACTTGGGACTTCTGACGGCACGTGAAGAGATCACGAGCGACATCGTTGAGTTCTTTCACTATCTGACGGGAAGATCCTTAAAAAGCAATTATCAGAATTTGTTAATTGCGCCGGTGAACATGTTCACACGCTTTAAGGCGATGATTGAACGTGAAGCCGAACATGCAAAACAGGGAAAGCCTGCTCAGATCATCGCGAAGTTTAATAACTTTGAAGAAAATGATATTGCCGTCGCTCTTTATGCGGCTTCGCAAAAAGGTGTCGATATCGATATGATTGTTCGGGGTTTTTGTTGTTTACGTCCCGGCGTCCCCGGAATGAGCGAGCGCATCCGTGTCAGTTCCATCATCGGCAGATTCTTAGAACATTCTCGGCTTTTCTATTTCCGCAATGGCGCCAAAGACCCTGTGGATGGAGAGTTTTATCTGGGTTCGGCGGATTGGATGTATCGCAATCTGCATGCTCGTGTGGAAGCCATCGTGCCGATTTTAGACCGAAACTTGAAAGAGAAATGCTGGGAGATTTTAAATCTCTGTGTAAAAGAGCAGCGTCAGTCATGGCACATGAATTCTGACGGAACTTATACACGCCGCAACTCTACGGATATCGGAATTCACCAAACTTTGATGCAAATGGCGAAAGCTCGCGTTACATTGGTGGAGGATAGTCACTCAGGGGCCGATTAACGTGGAACTTATCATCATTCGACATGCAGTTGCGGAAGAGCGCGAAGAATTTAAGAAAAAAGGCTTGGAAGATCATTTTCGTCCTTTGACTTTAAAAGGACGAAAAAAGATGCAAAAAGTCTGCGTCGAACTTCGAGACCACGTGAAAGAATTGGATTTGATTGTTTCCAGTCCTCTGACGCGTGCAAGGCAAACCGCCGAAATTATCTCACAAATTTATTTCGAAACTAAAGTTGTTGAAGCTCCCGAGTTGGTCCCGCACAGTCCGCCTCAGGCTTT contains these protein-coding regions:
- the thiL gene encoding thiamine-phosphate kinase, with translation MRNTPKEWSLIDKIRQRVQRPNEHTVVPLGDDAFVFKNFPGYSVICQDMMVENVHFRLDYCSAEDLGHKALAVNLSDIAAMGARPHFAQVSLALPKNITESWLDAFYKSMSDLADKFECEIVGGDLAFSDDKLVIDVSVHGSCEKPLTRKGACVGDLLLSSGPLGLSHTGLLALQKNLEGCATAKTKHRRPTPRLDLVADMIQRRFEIHAVMDCSDGLVNDALRLLPENSGITFFKESLPLHEETLELAKKLNIPATDFALWGGEDYELLIAIPADCYGHFSKWHMVGQFTSEKGVFLSDKNSKEEILEFKGWKHF
- the sixA gene encoding phosphohistidine phosphatase SixA, which translates into the protein MELIIIRHAVAEEREEFKKKGLEDHFRPLTLKGRKKMQKVCVELRDHVKELDLIVSSPLTRARQTAEIISQIYFETKVVEAPELVPHSPPQAFLKWMRTQVRHAKRIAIVGHEPHLSSFASYMLTGKTESFIDLKKSGIIALELESFTHAEAGGAQLLYSIPPKFLVD
- a CDS encoding LysR family transcriptional regulator produces the protein MEQLDLNQIRTFVRLVKTGSFTKTAQLMHQPKSRISRKLAALEKDLGVQLIYRTTRQFQLTETGRQFYERAQGLIEGLENLSNEVSEATAEVSGLIKVTAPDDMGVKNLPPLLDEFSKIYPLVYFELQLSQAYIDLVKESVDVAIRVGTLKDSSLRARKVGSVKNIFVATPGFLERYRSWEEVSQLSHLPFVGMSGKGIEVVRASDSKKLDIKPNYVFRANNPGALVEFALLGKGLAFVPEFLCVDHLRSGRLIHVHKNLRGPEVPINIVTPDQKEVPLKIKKFTEFIAKRLKETLASQS
- a CDS encoding PilZ domain-containing protein, giving the protein MTSLARYHGRSPRYILDTEDESLIRVAGPKQVPWEEGTEIKNVSLTGLAFTAPDDLCPLLGEVVKIQFVPPGAKQMACYGIVTRLENISESRTLVGVHFYKLEMSQRIVLAQGLARKFKENQERSEIDGLLNRTRPKVSLANLPQLVMMGLLATLWCGAIWSLLRFEYAGLYKKLLGLF
- the ppk1 gene encoding polyphosphate kinase 1, with protein sequence MNTPKVASPKRTSKKQSTRKPKVVEHPLSSESLFSSREIGWLNFNRRVLAEAEDVRNPLLERVRFLSISGSNLDEFFMKRVGGLKRHVAYGISPKSADGKTPLHQLQEIRSFVNPMLQDQAHCFSKSLKPALEKEEIFLLSWNELSDKEKEQVKKYYHKNVFPVLTPLSVDPGHPFPFISNLSISLGVTLKHPHNEDKLFARVKIPKVLPQWIRVDPESSVYRFVSLLEVIKENLADLFPSMQVLDIMPFRLTRNADSDQDQEDAEDLLEAIEEELRQRRFAEVVRLEHGPKPDPWMLKFLMEELELTEDDIYELPSMLDFTDLGIIADLNLPKLKFEPYTPVVSPAFADDGAGIFNAIKMSDQLVHNPYESFKASVENFIRVASEDPKVLAIKMTLYRTGDNSPFIKALIRAAEQGKQVVCLVELKARFDEERNIYWATELENAGVHVVYGVVGLKTHAKTALVVRQEQEGLKCYAHIGTGNYNVATSRFYTDLGLLTAREEITSDIVEFFHYLTGRSLKSNYQNLLIAPVNMFTRFKAMIEREAEHAKQGKPAQIIAKFNNFEENDIAVALYAASQKGVDIDMIVRGFCCLRPGVPGMSERIRVSSIIGRFLEHSRLFYFRNGAKDPVDGEFYLGSADWMYRNLHARVEAIVPILDRNLKEKCWEILNLCVKEQRQSWHMNSDGTYTRRNSTDIGIHQTLMQMAKARVTLVEDSHSGAD
- a CDS encoding YceI family protein, with the translated sequence MKKLVLSALMTVISASAFAKSIPAGTYTIDTAHSKVGFEIPHLVIATVEGRFTGFDGAIVIDPKLEKSKANLNVDVATINTDNKDRDDHLKSPDFFDVAKNPKMTFVTKKVIGTADKLKLVGDLTLKGKTKEVTLDVKYLGDVNDPFGNHKVAFSASGLINRKDFGLTWSKAVEAGPVVGDEVTLIIKIEANKPVEKKG